Proteins from one Micromonospora sp. M71_S20 genomic window:
- a CDS encoding peroxiredoxin produces the protein MPIEVGAEAPDFVLKDQNNQEVRLSDFRGKRTVLLVFYPLAFTGICQGELCEVRDNLNDYVNDDVQVLTVSVDSVYAHKIWADKEGYQFPLLADFWPHGAVAQSYGVFNDVAGIANRGTFVIDKAGVVRFAEMNMPGEARDQQGWRKALAEAVAA, from the coding sequence ATGCCGATCGAGGTTGGCGCCGAGGCGCCGGACTTCGTGCTCAAGGACCAGAACAACCAGGAGGTCCGGCTCTCGGACTTCCGTGGCAAGCGCACCGTGCTGCTGGTCTTCTACCCGCTCGCCTTCACCGGGATCTGCCAGGGTGAGCTGTGCGAGGTGCGGGACAACCTCAACGACTACGTCAACGACGACGTCCAGGTGCTGACCGTCAGCGTCGACTCGGTCTACGCCCACAAGATCTGGGCCGACAAGGAGGGCTACCAGTTCCCGCTGCTGGCCGACTTCTGGCCGCACGGCGCGGTGGCCCAGTCGTACGGCGTCTTCAACGACGTCGCCGGCATCGCCAATCGGGGCACCTTCGTGATCGACAAGGCGGGCGTGGTCCGCTTCGCCGAGATGAACATGCCGGGCGAGGCGCGCGACCAGCAGGGCTGGCGCAAGGCCCTCGCCGAGGCCGTCGCCGCCTGA
- a CDS encoding thiamine pyrophosphate-dependent enzyme → MLSDVTTPQDLDDRFRETLAALATPPQRRDPARPVTDDTTLTGARALDLFDAQATSRQLDLAGRWLHSFGEGFHTIGSAGHEGNAALAAALRATDPALLHYRSGAFYCVRADQAARSTPGERAGAEQEGVDQPAAVGRPVEAAPADPDGPGDPSAPDAPDPEEPTGGSGSVVDRPLRPGYAEAARDVLRGMVASSHEPIAGGRHKVFGRADLAVVPTTPTIASHLPRAVGMGLAVERLRRLETSGRRDGVRVGSGGDAAQASWPSDAIVVCSFGDASVNHASATAAFNTAGWYDHTGLRIPVLFVCEDNGLGLSVRSPKGWVETTLRSKPGVRYFAADGDDLVRAYEVAAEAAAWVRRHRRPAVLHLSTVRLMGHAGADAETAYRSAEEIAADLDRDPLAGTARLLVGAGVATGEELLARYDEIGWQVRRIAEEVLDEPKLTAPAEVLAPLAPRRPVRLARAVADAAARAAGPGAAARTEAFGGRPPELTGPLTLAQSINAALADGMLDHPQMAVFGEDVGAKGGVHGVTEGLRDRFGAARVFDTLLDETSILGLGLGAGLAGMLPVPEIQSLAYLHNAEDQVRGEAATMQFLSQGAFRNPMVVRVAGLAYQEGGGHFHNDNSVAVLRDVPGLVIAVPARPDDAAPMLRTCLASAAVDGSVCVFLEPIALYHTRDLYAEGDGEWLANYAEPGAWTGGHVPIGRARVYGVGSAEDVTIITFGNGVPMSLRAAATLADEGIGTRVVDLRWLSPLPVADVIRESAATGRVLVVDETRRSGGVGEGVIAALVDAGYVGAARRVAGVDSFVPLGPAARQVLVSEEAITQGARTLLAR, encoded by the coding sequence ATGCTGTCCGACGTGACCACCCCGCAAGATCTCGACGACCGGTTCCGGGAGACGCTGGCCGCGCTTGCCACCCCGCCGCAGCGGCGTGACCCCGCACGGCCGGTCACCGACGACACGACGCTGACCGGCGCGCGGGCGCTGGACCTCTTCGACGCGCAGGCCACCAGCCGCCAGCTCGACCTGGCCGGCCGGTGGCTGCACAGCTTCGGCGAGGGCTTCCACACGATCGGCTCCGCCGGCCACGAGGGCAACGCCGCGCTCGCCGCCGCGCTGCGCGCTACCGACCCGGCGCTGCTGCACTACCGCTCGGGTGCCTTCTACTGCGTCCGCGCCGACCAGGCCGCCCGCTCGACGCCGGGCGAGCGGGCCGGGGCCGAGCAGGAGGGGGTCGACCAGCCGGCTGCGGTCGGCCGGCCCGTCGAGGCCGCGCCGGCCGACCCGGACGGGCCCGGCGACCCCTCCGCGCCCGACGCCCCCGACCCGGAGGAGCCGACCGGCGGCTCCGGGTCCGTCGTGGACCGGCCGCTGCGCCCGGGGTACGCCGAGGCGGCCCGCGACGTGCTGCGGGGCATGGTCGCCTCCAGCCACGAGCCGATCGCCGGCGGGCGGCACAAGGTCTTCGGCCGAGCCGACCTGGCCGTCGTTCCGACCACCCCCACCATCGCCTCGCACCTGCCCCGCGCCGTCGGGATGGGACTGGCGGTGGAGCGGCTGCGCCGGCTGGAGACCTCCGGCCGGCGGGACGGGGTGCGGGTCGGCAGCGGTGGGGACGCCGCGCAGGCGTCCTGGCCGTCGGACGCCATCGTGGTCTGCTCGTTCGGCGACGCCTCGGTCAACCACGCCAGCGCCACCGCCGCGTTCAACACCGCCGGCTGGTACGACCACACCGGCCTGCGCATCCCGGTGCTCTTCGTCTGCGAGGACAACGGCCTCGGCCTCAGCGTCCGCTCCCCGAAGGGGTGGGTGGAGACCACGCTGCGGTCCAAGCCAGGTGTCCGCTACTTCGCCGCGGACGGCGACGACCTGGTGCGGGCGTACGAGGTGGCGGCCGAGGCGGCGGCCTGGGTGCGCCGGCACCGCCGCCCCGCCGTGCTCCACCTGTCGACCGTACGGCTGATGGGGCACGCCGGCGCGGACGCCGAGACCGCCTACCGCAGCGCCGAGGAGATCGCCGCCGACCTCGACCGCGATCCGCTGGCCGGTACCGCGCGGCTGCTGGTGGGGGCGGGGGTCGCCACCGGCGAGGAATTGCTGGCCCGCTACGACGAGATCGGCTGGCAGGTGCGCCGGATCGCCGAGGAGGTGCTGGACGAGCCGAAGCTGACCGCACCCGCGGAGGTGCTGGCCCCGCTGGCCCCGCGCCGGCCGGTCCGCCTCGCCCGGGCGGTGGCCGACGCGGCGGCCCGCGCCGCAGGCCCCGGCGCCGCCGCCCGTACGGAGGCGTTCGGTGGCCGGCCGCCCGAGCTGACCGGTCCGCTGACGCTGGCGCAGAGCATCAACGCCGCGCTCGCCGACGGGATGCTCGACCATCCCCAGATGGCCGTGTTCGGCGAGGACGTCGGCGCCAAGGGCGGCGTCCACGGGGTGACCGAGGGGCTACGCGACCGCTTCGGCGCGGCCCGGGTCTTCGACACGCTGCTCGACGAGACCTCGATCCTCGGGCTGGGGCTCGGCGCCGGGCTGGCCGGGATGCTGCCCGTGCCCGAGATCCAGTCCCTGGCGTACCTGCACAACGCCGAGGACCAGGTGCGTGGCGAGGCCGCCACGATGCAGTTCCTCTCGCAGGGTGCCTTCCGTAACCCGATGGTGGTGCGGGTGGCCGGCCTGGCGTACCAGGAGGGCGGCGGGCACTTCCACAACGACAACTCGGTGGCCGTACTCCGGGACGTGCCGGGCCTGGTGATCGCGGTGCCGGCGCGGCCGGACGACGCCGCGCCCATGCTGCGTACCTGCCTGGCCAGCGCGGCGGTGGACGGCAGCGTCTGCGTCTTCCTGGAGCCGATCGCGCTCTACCACACCCGCGACCTGTACGCCGAGGGTGACGGTGAGTGGCTGGCCAACTATGCCGAGCCCGGCGCGTGGACCGGCGGTCACGTGCCGATCGGAAGGGCCCGCGTCTACGGCGTCGGCTCCGCCGAGGACGTCACGATCATCACTTTCGGTAACGGGGTGCCGATGTCGCTGCGCGCGGCGGCGACCCTCGCCGACGAGGGGATCGGCACCCGGGTGGTGGACCTGCGCTGGCTGTCCCCGCTGCCGGTGGCCGACGTCATCCGGGAGTCGGCGGCGACCGGCAGGGTGCTGGTCGTGGACGAGACCCGCCGCTCCGGCGGGGTCGGCGAGGGGGTCATCGCGGCCCTGGTGGATGCCGGATATGTGGGGGCAGCGCGGCGAGTGGCCGGAGTTGACTCGTTTGTACCATTAGGTCCGGCGGCCCGTCAGGTTCTGGTCTCCGAGGAAGCAATTACCCAGGGTGCCCGCACGCTTCTGGCACGGTAA
- a CDS encoding DUF3052 domain-containing protein — protein MSATAGQAADGVRSLADRFGIEPGMVVMEMGYDDDVDQDLRDALTDRCGELVDEDTDEVVDAVLVWYRDGDGDLFELLVDALGPLADNGVVWLLTPKAGREGHVEPSEVAESAPTAGLQQTSTVNAGRDWSGARLVLRRGAKGKK, from the coding sequence GTGAGCGCGACCGCTGGTCAGGCCGCCGACGGGGTACGCAGCCTGGCGGACCGGTTCGGGATCGAACCGGGGATGGTCGTCATGGAGATGGGGTACGACGACGACGTCGACCAGGATCTCCGTGACGCCCTGACCGACCGCTGTGGAGAGCTGGTCGACGAGGACACCGACGAGGTGGTCGACGCGGTGCTGGTCTGGTACCGCGACGGCGACGGTGACCTCTTCGAGCTTCTCGTCGACGCCCTCGGCCCGCTGGCCGACAACGGTGTCGTGTGGCTGCTCACGCCCAAGGCGGGGCGCGAGGGGCACGTCGAGCCGAGCGAGGTCGCCGAGTCCGCGCCCACCGCCGGCCTCCAGCAGACCTCCACCGTCAACGCCGGCCGGGACTGGAGTGGAGCCCGCCTCGTCCTGCGCCGTGGCGCCAAGGGCAAGAAGTAA